TCTTCGATCAGTCCGCCTTAAGCTCAGAGAAATATGGCGCGAAGCTGACTTATGCCTGGCAGGATGTGATCCTGCCCGGGCTTCAGCTTGTCACGGGCGTCGATTACCTGCGCGACAAGACGTTCCAAGAGCTGGCGCAGACGGACCGGCTCTGGGTTCCCGAGATGATCTACAAGGGATGGGCACCCTTCATTCAGCTCGAGCAGAAGCTGCTCGACGAGCGCATCCGTGTTTCGGGCGGGCTGCGTTACGAGCACGCGAAGCTTGATGTTCCTGACTTCACCACCATCGCGAGCGCCAACTCGACGGCCGTGCGCGGAGGCATGCCGAGCTTCAAGAAGCTCCTGAAGAACGCCGGCATCGTGTTCGAGCCGCGCGACGGTCTCTCGCTCTTCGGATCATATGCGCAAGGGTTCACGATGCCCGACGCCGGCCTGATCCTTCGCGCCGTACGATCCCCCGGTCAGACCGTGGATCAGCTGGTGGACCTCCAGCCGGTGATCGCCGACAACATCGAAACCGGTGTCGCTTACCGCCGCGACGGGTTCGACCTGTCGGCCAGCTACTTCTGGTCCAAGTCGAATCTGGGCTCGCGGATCCAGGTGATCGGCGGGGCTGGCGTGATTCAGCGTGAGAAGACGAAGATCAGGGGCCTCGAACTTTCGGCAAGCTATAGCTTCCCGGCCGGAACTCGGATCGGCGCGAACTTCGCCGCCTTGGAGGGCCGCTACGACAGCAACGGCGACAATGTCGTCGACAAGGATCTGGACGGCCGCAACATCGCGCCCGATCGGCTCAACGTCTTTCTGGAGGCGCCGCTGACATCCGCGCTGCGGGGCCGCGTTCAGATGTCGCGTCTCTTCGATCGCCGTTTCGAGGGCAATCCGGCGCAGTACGATTTTACAGGCTACAGCCTGGTGGACGCGATGCTGTTCTATGACGCGGAACGAATGGGCCGTTTCACGGTCGCCGTCAGCAACATATTGGACAAGCAGTACATCACCTACTTCTCGCAGACGTCGAACAACGTGAACGACGGCAACTACGTCGCTGGTCGCGGTCGGGCGGTGACGCTGCGCTGGCAGGCCAGCTTTTGACCGAAGCGGTGAACATGCTGACCGGGGGTAATCAATCCTGATGAAGCTGGTGGACCTCCTGCATCGCTGGGCTGGAGGATGCCTCGGCATCCTCCTGGCGCTGCTCGGCCTGTCGGGCGCGATCCTGGTCCATAAGTATAACTGGATGTCATTGCCCCACATGGGTGATCCCCAGGTACAGGATGTGGCGCTGCTATCCGCAGCCCTTGATAGCGTGATGACTCCAGCTCAGGTTCCGAGATCAATCATCTTCGCATCGGAGGATTTCGGCCTGCACCATCTCCGTTTCGACAAGGAGGCGGGTGCCTATACCGATCAGACTGGTCGGGTCGTTGCGCAGTGGGAGAGCAAGTGGGATCGCCCCGAACTGTGGCTGCTCGATTTCCATCATTATCTGTGGGCGGGTGACACCGGAGCGATTGTCACGGGTTGGCTGGCGCTGATCGGCCTCTGTTTCGTAGTCACCGGCTCAGTCTTGTGGTGCCGATCGCGCCGGTCCTTCAAACTTCGTCCTTGGCCCGCGCGGATGAGTCGTTCTGCAATTGTGCGCCATCACCGAGACGCCGGCATCGCCCTCGGTCCCCTGCTGTTCATCTCGCTGCTGACGGGTGCGATGTTGACCTTGCGACCCTTCGCCTATGTCGTTCTGAGCCCCTGGTCGTCGGCGACCGAGATGCGGGACGCGACGGCAGCGCCGAAGCTTTCAGGAGGGCCACTCTCCCCCTCGGTAAACTGGGGCGCCGTGCTCGGACAAGCACGACGCCGCTTCCCTGCCGCGGAGTTCCGGACCTTGATGCTGCCGAAGAAGCACGGCGATCTGATTTCGATGCGAATGAAGCAGCCGCAGGAGTGGCTACCGAATGGTCGCACCACCTTGTGGTTCGACCCTACGGACGGGCGCTTGGTGGAAGCGCGGAGTAGCGATGCGCTGCCCGCCGGCTCCAAGATCTTCAACATGGTCTACCCGTTGCATGCGGCATCGGTAGGAGGTCTGCCATACAAGCTAGTCATGACGATATCCGGGCTCGGGCTCACCATTCTAGGGGCTCTTACGACTTGGACATTCTGGTTCCGTCGCCCGCATCGAAGGGGATCGAGCATGCGTGTGATGGCGTTGAGTGATCAATCTGCATGAGGCGCACCGGCGTGCACCTTGGAGGGGATTGCCTCGATACCAACGTGCTCCTGCGCTTGATTGTGGGAGACGATGAAGCGCAGCAAAAGACGGCGATCGAGACGCTTGAGGCGGCCGAGCTGGTGGCGATCAGCGTCCATGCATTCTGTGAGTTCGCCTGGGTGCTGGGTCGAAGCTGCGGCGTGCAACGTACCGACATTTCCGCCGCGATCCGCCACGCCTTTGTTATGCACAACGTGGTTGCCAACCGCCCGACGATTTAAGCGGCCTGGCTGTGCTCGATGCCGGCGGCGATTTCGCGGATGGGGTTGTCGCCTTCGACGGCCAATGGCTCGGCGGCGAGACCTTCGTGTCGTTCGACAAGAAGGCCGTAAAACTGCTGGAAGGGCAGGGGACTGCTGTCCAGCTTTTGCTATGAGGAACCGCCTCCCTCGGTGAAGCCGAGTGATACGGCTTGACGCTGGATCAGCGTCTCGAGATGATCCAGCGTCAAGCGATGCATCGAAGGCCCCTTTGGCTTCTGCGATGGCGGCGGCGGCGGGCCTCGTTGGTTGCGTCCAAAATCGCCGAAACGAGGTGCGCCAGATCGTCGGTTGGCCATGCGAGCCACACAATCGCCGCCCTGTATTAATGCCTAGGCTGGGCGGCTCCCGCCTCGCACGACCATGCCTCGGTTAGCGCCCGCTCAGCGCCCGCCACCATGTGAACGCTCATAAAATAACTATTCTGCTCTGCCCAGCGCAAGTAAGCAGCGCGGAGCGCCGCCCGGTCGTAGCGTGGAGCACGGCATTCCGCTTTTCGCGCAACGATCATCATGTCGAGCACGCCTTGAAGGTAAGCGCCGCATCCCGGCTCATTCGCTTGGCAGCTCGCGAGCAGCGCCGAGCCCATCGCCGAAGCAGGTTCTGTTTGGCCGACCGCGCTACCTGGCAGAGCGGCCAAGACAGCGCAGAACAACATCAATTGCCTTGGCCTCATTTTCAGTCTCCCGTCTCGTGACATGGCATGCGAGGTAAGCGGGCCGGCCTGCCGACAGCCGACCCGCCGAGATTTCATCATTCGCGGCCGAGCACCTGGCCTTCAGGCGTGACGAACAGCTCAACGGTCTTGCCGTCGTTGTTCTTACCCTTGATTTCATAGAGCGTGCTTCCGTCCGCCTTTCGGGTGACTTGCTCCGCTTTGCTTATTGACGCGAGTTGCGCGCGTGCGGCGTTCATCGCGGCCTGAGGCACCTGACCGAGCGGGATGTCTCTTTCGCTGTGCTCGCCGATGATCCGGTTCTCGTTCTCTTCGTGGTTTTGCGCCATCGCCACGCCCGCGATCGCCAGCGCGGCCGCGCCTACGCCCACGACAACAGTGAGAGTTCGTTTGCTAGCCATGTTCCATTCCACTTCCTGGATGAGGGCCGTGGGGTCGAGCGGGCGGCGGTTACGGCCCAATGAGCCGTCGTCCGGTTTCAACTCTCCTGATTGTTCATCGTCTCGAGCGCCGCGCGCAGCCCGCGAGCGAGTTTGGCCGCATCGTCGTTGGCCCAGAAGTGCATGAAGAACAGCCGCGGCTCGTCGTTCAGCATATGATTATGCAGTGCCGTGACCTCGATCCCGTTCGCTCGCAGCGCGCGCAGGACTGGATCGACCTCGCTTGCGACTAGTACGAAGTCGCCAGTGATCGCAGCTCGACCGTTCCCGGTCGGCTGAAAGTTGATCGCGGTCGCCGTGCCCATCGTCGGCGGAGTCTCCATGCCGCCGTCCATCAGCCGCTCGGCGCGCGGAAAGCTGTATTGGAGGATGCCGCCAGCGGTCTTGCCCTCACCGCCCATCAATCGGTTGAGCGCGGCCGTGTCGAGATCGAGCGGCGATGCGGTTGCGCTGGCCGAGGGCGATTGCGGCGCGGCGAGCGGGGTCCGACTGGCCGACAGGGCTTGCCGGAGCGCGGCCGCGAGCTTCACCGGATCGCCGTGGCCGGCAATGTGCATATACATGGTCGCCGGCGACGAGCGAAGCAGATGATTGTGGAGCGCGGTGATCGTGAAGCCGCTTGCCAGCAAGCGACTCATCACCGGGTTCACCTCGTCGTGCGTCAGCACGAGATCGCCCATCACCATCGCCTCATCGCCCATCGGCTGAAACGCCGCCCAGGAGCCGAGCGCGAGGGAGGGCTTGATCGTTACCCCATCCAGCGTGACGCTTAGATCCGAACGCGGGAAGCTGTAACGGTGAACGCCCCCCGCCTGTTCTGCTCCCGCTCGTCCTATCGCCCGGTCGACCGCCGACCAGTCCGGCGCTGCCCATGCCGGGCTTGCAAGCAGGAGGCTGGTGAATCCCAAGGCGAGGGTCTTTTTCAGCATAATTGATCCTTCATCAGCGCACTCGGCACGAACGACTCAACGTCTCGCGAGCGCGACCCGGGACTACCCGACAGGACGCTCCGCTTTCTGTCTTCGCAGCACGCAGTCCTATGCTTATTAGACTTGTGATGCAACCCTTACACTCGTAGGATGACCGAGATACAACTATGACAAGCACACAAGTCATCCCTTGGTTGCTGCTGATCCCGCAGCTCCCCGCCAAACCTGCCTACTTGCGGGTAAAGGTGTGGCGGCGCTTGCAGGCGATCGGGGCCGCGCCGCTCAAGAACGCGGTTCATGCGCTCCCCAATCGGGAGGACACGCGCGCGCTGTTCGAAGAGTTGCATCGCGAGATCACCGAGAATGGCGGCGAGGCGCTGATCCTCGAAGCGCGGCTTGCCGGCGGAATGGGCGATGCGGAGTTGCGCGGAGTGTTCGACGCTGCGCGTGACGCCGATTATGAGGAGTTGACGCGCGAGGTGCGCGCTCTGTGCGAGAGCGAGTATGTCGCGGCGGCGGATGTGAGCCGCTTGCGCAAGCGCCTGAACGAGATCGCCGCTATCGACTTTTTCGGTGCGCACGGCCGGCAGGCGACTGAGGCCGCCATTGCCGAGGCAGAACGCCGCTCTCACCAACATCCCGATGTGAGCGGCCCCGGTGCGCCCGAGCTGACCCCGGCCGAGCTAAAGCGCCGCGTTTGGGTAACGCGCCGCCATGTCCATGTCGATCGCATCGCCTCCGCCTGGCTCATTCGCCGCTTCATCGACCCCGAGGCGAGCTTGAAGTTCGTCGAGGGCAAGGGCTATGCGCCGGAGCCTGACGAACTGAGGTTCGACATGGCGGACGCTGAGTTCACCCACGAAGGCGACCGCTGCACTTTCGAGGCCTTGGTGGTCCGTTCCGGTCTCGAGACCGATCCGGCGCTGCGGGCGCTCGGCGAAATTGTTCACGACCTCGATATTGCCGATGCTCGGTTCGAGCGGCCGGAGACGCCGGGCGTGAGCGCACTGATCGCCGGCATCTGTGCCGGCACCGACGACGACGAGGAGCGGATCGCGCGCGGATCGGCCGCGCTCGACAGTTTCTATGCTCACTTCACCCGGCGGAACCCTTAGACCGACAGTCAGCGCAAGGCGCTGGGCTATCGGACGAGAGATAACGGTCAACCTGAGGAACGTAGCGAATGAATACAAATGTGGCGGGCGAGGTCGTAAGTTCTGCGGAAGATGGAGGCGTTTTGCCGCAGCTTTCTTATGCACAAATCTTCGCCAAGTTCTTGCGGTTTGGCTTCCTGGCCTGGGGCGGCCCGATCGCCCAAATCGCCATGATCCGCCGCGAGTTGGTCGAGGAGGAGCGCTGGGTCTCTGGCCCCCGGTTCAACCGCATCCTCGCGGTGTATCAGGTGCTTCCCGGTCCGGAAGCCCACGAGCTGTGCGTATTCTTTGGCACGCTTCCCAAAGGAAAGCTCGGTGGCCTTCTTGCAGGCTTGGGGTTCATGCTGCCCGGCTTCGTACTGATGTTCGCGCTGTCCTGGTTGTATCTCTCGACGGGTATCATGCAGACTGTAGCCGCAACTGCGGCGTTTCTGGGCGTTCAACCGGCCGTCATCGCCCTGATCGTGCGCGCCGTGCACCGAATTGGCGGCCACATCCTGCTCGACCGCTGGCTCTGGGGCATCGCGGCCGTCGCCGGTCTAGCCGCTCTCGTCGGCACGCCGTTTTGGATCACCCTTCCGATTGCAGGCCTCGCTTATGTGTTCGCGGCGCGTCATCAACCGTTGCCGGCCAGCCTGCTCCTAGCCGTGCTCGTCGGAGTCGGGCTATACTTCGCCTGGATCATGTTCGCTGGTTACGTCGGCGGAAGTGCGTCCGCGGCTCAATCTGTCGCGAGCCAAAAGCCGTCGCTACTTGAGCTCTTCTTCTCGGGTCTCAAGGCCGGCCTCCTCACCTTCGGCGGGGCCTACACCGTCATTCCGTTCCTGCGCGCCGATGCAGTCGGCAATGGATGGATGACGGATGCGCAGTTCCTCGACGGCCTCGCCCTATCCGGAATCCTGCCGGCACCTCTGATCATCTTCTCGACCTTCATCGGATACTTCGGCGGCGGCCCGCTCGGAGCGATCGTCATGACTGTCGGCATCTTCCTGCCGGCGTTCAGCTTTTCTCTGTTCTTCCACGACCAACTTGAACGGTTGGTGGATAACGAAAAGATCAGAACCTTCCTGGAAGGAATATCCGCAGCGGTCGTCGGGCTGATCGCCGCCACGACGCTGGAACTCGGCTATAAGACGCTCGTGAACGTGCCCGGCGTGGTGATCCCGCTCGCGATCTTCGCCGTCTCTCTCGCGGCTCTTTACGTGTTCAAGGCCAAGACAACGATCCTGTGGGTTGTTCTCGCCGCAGCGGCGACCGGCCTTATCCTGTTCCGATGATTCACGACGCACCATCCTCCAAGAGAGCGAAGGAGAGGAATACATGGTCTACACGAAACCGGTCGCTTCCGACGCTGCACGGATCAAGTGCATGTCGAAGCGCCTCAACATCAGCCATTATGAAAACAATTACAGCGGTGCGGTCAAACGGTTCAATGCCACGGGCCGTCAATTCGTTTCACTCGATTTCACCCCCCTGCACGGCTTCACAATTAACAGACCGAACAGGGAGCAACTTATCGCGATGAACTCGATGATGCTCCAGCAGCTCGTCCGCAGCCTACGCGCTCATCATCTAAAGGATTGAAATGTGACGATCGATAGCCTCTCCCGGCGCAGTGCAATCGCAACTTTTGGCATAGGAGCCGCCGCCATGACTATGAACGAAGCCTCCGCGCAGACGCCGACCGCAGTGCGGACGGCTGTCCCCGCCTTTGCCGGCAACCATCAGGTCAAGCCGCTCAGGTTCGATCCCGCCCGGCTCGACGGCCTCTCCGAAAGGCTGATCACATCGCACCACGAGAACAATTATGCCGGCTCGGTCAAGGCTCTGAACATGATCGAGACACGGCTTGCCGCCGCGCTCGCCGACCCGGACCTGCCGCCGGTGGTCTATGGCGGCCTCAAGCGCGAGGAGCTGCACCGCACCGGCTCGGTCGTGCTCCATGAGGTTTATTTCGACGGGCTGGGCGGCAACGGTCAAGCAGCCGGCTCGGTCCGCGACGCGCTGGGCGCGGCGTTCGGCTCGTTCGACCGCTGGGAGACCGACTTCCGCCGCACCGGCATGAGTCTTGCCGGCGGATCGGGTTGGTGCGTACTCGTCTACAATCTCCACACCCGCTCGCTGCACAACCATTGGGCGTGGGATCATATGCACGGCGCAATCGCCGGCGTGCCGCTGCTCGCGCTCGATATGTATGAGCACAGCTTTCACATGGATTACGGCACCGCCGCCGCGAAATATGTGGATGCCTTCTTCCGCAACATCGACTGGGAGACGGTCGAGCAGCGCTACGTACAGGCGCTCCGGCTCGCCGCCACCTGAGCCGATCGGGTTCCCGAAAGAGAGGAGGTCCGCTATGAAATGGGTCACCCGCGAGCGTCCCAAGATCGACCGCATCGCCTGTCCGTGGCTGATCGCCCGGTTCATCGATGACGCGCCCGAGTTCCTCTATGTGCCGACCGATCAGGTGCTGGCCGTCGCAGAGGATCAGGACGCGATCCCCTACGACATCCCCAATGTCGAGCTCAGCCATGTCGGCGAGAAGTGCAGCTTCGATGCCTTTCTCGACAAATACGGTCTCGGCGAGGACAAGGCGCTCCAGCAGCTCGCTGTGATCGTGCGCGGTGCCGACACCTCGCGGCTCGACCTCACCCCGCAATCAGGCGGGCTGTTCGCGATCTCGCTGGGCTTGTCGTCGATTTTTCCCGACGACCACGAGATGCTTCGCCACGGCATGACGATGTATGATGCGCTCTTCGCCTGGTGCCGTTCGGGCCAGGGCGAGACGCACAATTGGCCGCCGACGAAATAGGGCGGCACTGGCCGCTCGCGCCGGCGCATTGTGCGGTTTGTAGTTTGCCGGATCAAGAGTCCGAATGTTTTGCCCGTTAAGGAGAGGTCATGTGAAAATTCACTCTGCACTGCTCGCCCTCGCGCTCCTCGGTTGCAAGGAAGCCGCAACACCGCCGCCTCTGAACGCGATGGAGCCCGGTCAGCCCATGCCGGCCGATGCCCTCATGATCGACTTCGAGGCGGAGGCGGCCGGGGCGGTCCCCTCCGGCTTCACGTCGGCCGTCAACAAGGGACGGCCCGGCGCTTGGCGGGTCGAACGTGTCGTAGGCGCTCCGTCGGGCGCGAATGCCGTGGTGCAGACGGACGCCGACCGCACCAATTCGCGTTTTCCGGTGCTGATCTATGATAATCTCCAGGCGACCGATGTCGACCTGAGCGTGCGTTTTCAGCCGGTTTCGGGACGGGTCGACCAGGCAGCCGGGCTCGTCTGGCGCTACCGCGATCCCAACAACTACTATGTCGTGCGGGCCAACGCGCTCGAGGACAACGTCGTGCTTTACAAGATGGAGAACGGCAAGCGCAGCGACCTGCCTGTCAGAGGCACGGGCAGCGGCTATGGCGTCGACGCGGACGTGCCCGATCAAGGCTGGGGCGAATTGCGCGTCACGGCCCGAGGGCCGCTGTTCGAAGTCTATCTCGGCGGGCGCAAGCTGTTCGAGGTTGAAGACCGGACCTTCACCGGCGCGGGCAGGGTGGGCGTGTGGACCAAGGCGGACAGCGTCACCCGCTTCGACGATCTGCGGATCGCGAACCTCGACGCTGCCTCGCAACCTTCACGTTAGGATGTGCAAAATGGCTGGATCGAAAATCGCCGCCGCCTTTGCCTGCCTGCTAGCGATATTCGTCAGCGCCTGCTCGGACGGCGAAACGCCATCCGCGGGCGAAGTGGTTGCCTACACGTCCGTCGACCAGGTCTACTCCGAACCGGTGTTCCGCCGGTTCGAAGAAAAGACCGGGATCAGAGTCCGCGCCGTGTTCGATACCGAAGAGACGAAGAGCACCGGGATTCTCAACCGGTTGATCGCCGAAGGGGACAATCCGCGCGCGGACCTGTTCTGGTCGGGAGACCCGGTCCGCCCGTTCCTGCTCATCGGCCGCGGTCTCGTCGCGCCTTACGTGCCCGCGAATGCGGCAGAAATTCCTGCCACGTTCAGGGATGCGCAGGGCCGCTGGACCGGCACGGCCGCCCGCGCGCGCGTGCTCCTCGTCAATCGCGAGCGGCTGGCCGGACGCCCCATGCCATCCTCGGTGCGCGATCTTGCCGATTCCCGGTGGAAGGGCGAAGCGGCCATCGCCAATCCGCTCTATGGAACGACGACCATGCACGCCGCGGCGCTGTTCGCCACGCTCGGGGAGGAGGAGGCTCGCCGCTTCTTCGAGGCGCTGAAAGCGAACGATGTACGGGTCGCCGGTTCGAACGGCGAGGTTCGCAGGCTGGTCGTGGCGGGCGAGGTGACGTTCGGGCTTACCGATACCGACGATGCTTACGAAGCCGTGAAGGATGGCGCGCCTGTCACGATCGTCTATCCCGATCGGCTGGGTATGGGATCGCTGGTCATGCCCACAAGCGTGGTCCTGATCCGCGGCGGTCCCAATCCCGACGCTGCGCGACAGCTGGCGGACTTTCTCGTCTCGCCGGAAGCCGAGCAGATGATGGCGACGGCGGCGGCGCACATGCCGCTCCATGCAGGTGTGGCGACTCCGGCCAATGTCGAACGCGTTGAGAATATCAGGGCCATGCAGGTTGATTATGGCGAGGTCGCGGACGCGATGAACCGCATCCAGCCATGGCTTCGGCAGTGGGGCGGGCTAGCGGCCGATCGTCAGTGACGATGCGGGCCCTCCTGGTCGGGAGCGCCAGCGGCATCCTGCTCGCAGCCTGTTTTCTCCCGCTGCTGTGGCCGCTCGTGGGGCTGGCGACTGGCGGGCGCGGAGTTCACCTCGGCCTGGTTGCCGATCCGACGCTGTGGAGCCTGCTGGCTCGCACCCTTGCCGTTACTGCCGGTGTGCTCGCTTTGGCGCTTGGGATCGGCCTGCCGATGGCCGTCCTGGTCGCCCGCACGGATGTGATCCGGCGCGGCCCGGCGCTGATCCTGCATGCCATTCCCGCCTTGTTGCCGCCGCTGCTTCCGGCGCTTGGCTGGTTCCATCTGCTGGGCCGGCAGGGCCTGATCGGGAATGAGACCTCGGCCGCCTTCCTGTTCAGCGAGGCGGGCGTAGTGCTGACGCTCGGCCTCGCGCTGGCACCGATCGTCACCGCGCTGACGGCGCTCGCCCTCTGGAACGTTGACCCATCCCAGGAGGAGGCGGCGCGCGTCACGGCATCGCCGGGCCGGGTGGCGATGCGCATATTGCTGCCCTCAGCGCGTCCGGCGATCGCGCTCGCCGGAATTGTCGTTGCCGCGCTCTCCCTTTCGGAGGTGGGTGTTCCGACCTTCCTTCGCGCACGCACCTATGCCGCCGCAGTGTTCGCGCGGCTCGGCGGCATCGATTTCGCCCCCGCCGAGGCGCTGCTCCTGACGCTTCCGGTGCTCGCCTTGACCGCGATCCTGCTGGTCGCCGAACGCTGGACGGCAGGCGGCCGCTCCTTCGCAACTCTCGGTCTGCGCAGCTTTCGTGAGCCGCCTATGGCGCTCGGTCTATGGCGGGGGCCGGCGAGCCTGTTCTGCTGGCTGGTGGCGGCGTTGTCGCTGGCACCGGTCGCCGCGCTTGCCTGGCGTGCGGGATGGGAAGGGTTCACCCAGTTGCCGCTCTGGATCGGCAACGGCGTGAGCAACAGCCTCTTGCCCGCGGTGCTGGCCGCAACCGTCATCGCTTTTGTCGCCATACCGCTCGGCCACGGGCTAGCGCGCCGCGACCGTATCGCCGCCGGGATGGACATCTTCGCATTCGCCGCATTCATTGCGCCGCCGGCGCTTCTCGGCGTCGGGCTCGTGGCGCTATGGAACCGCGCCGGAACCGGATGGCTCTACGGAAGCTGGCTCATCATCGCCTTTGGCTATGTCGGCCGCTACGCGACCATCGGCATCCGCGCGTTCGCGGCTGCCTGCGCGCAGCTTCCGGCTACTGTCGAGGATGCCGCGCGCGTCTTCGGCGCTGGATATGGAACGCGGCTAGCACGGATCGTCGTGCCGCTCCATGCGCGCGCGTTCATCGGCGCTTGGCTGCTGACGCTGCTCTTCTGCCTGCGCGACCTCGAGACGGCTACCCTCTTCTATCCGCCGGGCAAGGAGCCTCTGTCGATTCGCATATTCACCCTCGAAGCGAACGGACCCGAGACGGTCGTGGCCGCGCTCGCCTGCGTCCAGGCGGCGCTGTCGGCGATCGCGGTGGCGCTTGTCCTGCCGCTGCTTGCCGCGAGGGCCGCCCGATGAGCAGTGCATTGCGCTTGGACCAGGCTTCGCTCAAATATGGAACCCGTACTGCCGTCTCCGACGTGTCGCTCACGATCGAGACGGGCGAAGTGCTGTGCCTGCTCGGTCCTTCGGGTTGCGGCAAGAGCAGCCTGGTTCGACTGGCGCTCGGGTTGACGCCGCCGAGCAGCGGCCGTGTGTTCGTCGATGAGCGGGAGGCGAGCGCGAACGGCCGGATCATCGTGCCCCCGGAGCAACGCGGCCTGTCGGTTGTCTTTCAGGACCTCGGCTTGTGGCCTCATCTTTCGGTGGAAGCGCATCTCCGCTTCGTGTTGGCCTCGCGCCGGATCGCCAGGAGCGAGCGTGAGGGAGCCATCGAGAGGACATTGGCCGCGGTTGAGCTGCTCGACCGCCGGCGCTGCTATCCCGCCGAGCTGTCCGGCGGCGAACGCCAGCGGCTGGCGATAGCGCGGGCGCTGGTCGTTCGGCCCAGGCTCGTGCTGCTCGACGAACCGCTATCGAACCTCGATCTCGTTCTGCGGCGCGAGCTGATCGAGCTCTTCCGCAGGTTGTTTGCCGAGCTGCAGGCCTCGGTCCTCTACATCACGCACGACATCCGCGAGGCGGCCTTGCTGGGCGATCGCGTCGCCGTGATGGAACACGGCCGCCTTGTCGCGACGGGAATGCTCTCCGAGCTGAGAAGTCTGGAATCGCCGATTGTCCGCGAGCTGTTGGACAGCCCGGCCGGGGACGTTGCGTCGACCGCGCCATGATCCATCCCTCACTTCAGGCGCACGTCTATGACCGACCGCCGCATCCTCTATGTCACGGCGTTCCTGCGCGCCGTGGTGACAAGCATGATCGGGATCCTGACCGGCATCTAACTCGCCAAGGTCGGATTTTCGCCAGCCGCAGTTGGCATCGCCATCGGCGCCGGCCTGGCCGGTGCAGTGGCGGCGTCGCTCCTTGTGATCCATCCGCCGGTGCCGCAATAGTGCACGACCGCGACGCCGCGCTTGGCGAGGGCCTCCCCGACCATGCGCGGCCGAACCTGTCCTGGTCCCTGCGCATCTCCGGCATTCTGCTGGTGCTTTGGCTGGCGCCGGTCGCGGCGCTGCTGCTCGCACTCGGTGCGGACGACGTATTCAGCCGCATCGCCACCTTCTTCAGCCAGATGGCAGTGGTGACCTTCGGCGGCGCCTATGCCGTGCTCGCCTATGTCGCACAGGAGGCTGTTGAGACCTATGGCTGGCTCCAGCCCGGCGAAATGCTTGACGGGCTCGGCATGGCCGAGACTACGCCGGGTCCGCTGATCATGGTGACGCAGTTCGTCGGCTTTCTGGCAGCCTTCCGCGAGGCGACCGGGCTGCCGCCGCTCCTCGCCGCGACGTTGGGCGCGATTCTCACCACCTGGGTCACTTTCCTGCCCTGCTTCCTGTGGATCTTCGCCGGCGCGCCGTTCATCGAACGCCTGCGCGGCAACCGCGCATTGTCGGCCGCGCTTTCGGCGATCACCGCCGCAGTGGTCGGCGTGATCCTCAATCTGGCAGTCTGGTTTGGTATCCACACTCTGTTCGAGCAAGTCCGCAAAGTGCCGTTCGCAGCCGGCGCCATCGATCTCCCAGTCCGGACATCCGTCGACTGGCCGGCGCTGGCGCTGGCGGTGAGTGCGATACTCGCCATGTTCCGGTTCAAGGCCGGCATGCTGCCGGTGCTCGGCGTCTGCTCGGTCCTCGGGGCCGCATATGTAATGATCATCTGAAGGAGTGACACGTGACGATCGACCATATTTCCCGACGCAGTGCAATCGCAACTCTTGGCATTGGAGCCGCCGCCATGACTATGAACGAAGCCTCCGC
This genomic interval from Sphingopyxis macrogoltabida contains the following:
- a CDS encoding superoxide dismutase → MTMNEASAQTPTAVRTAVPAFAGNHQVKPLRFDPARLDGLSERLITSHHENNYAGSVKALNMIETRLAAALADPDLPPVVYGGLKREELHRTGSVVLHEVYFDGLGGNGQAAGSVRDALGAAFGSFDRWETDFRRTGMSLAGGSGWCVLVYNLHTRSLHNHWAWDHMHGAIAGVPLLALDMYEHSFHMDYGTAAAKYVDAFFRNIDWETVEQRYVQALRLAAT
- a CDS encoding chromate resistance protein ChrB domain-containing protein; its protein translation is MKWVTRERPKIDRIACPWLIARFIDDAPEFLYVPTDQVLAVAEDQDAIPYDIPNVELSHVGEKCSFDAFLDKYGLGEDKALQQLAVIVRGADTSRLDLTPQSGGLFAISLGLSSIFPDDHEMLRHGMTMYDALFAWCRSGQGETHNWPPTK
- a CDS encoding ABC transporter permease; amino-acid sequence: MRALLVGSASGILLAACFLPLLWPLVGLATGGRGVHLGLVADPTLWSLLARTLAVTAGVLALALGIGLPMAVLVARTDVIRRGPALILHAIPALLPPLLPALGWFHLLGRQGLIGNETSAAFLFSEAGVVLTLGLALAPIVTALTALALWNVDPSQEEAARVTASPGRVAMRILLPSARPAIALAGIVVAALSLSEVGVPTFLRARTYAAAVFARLGGIDFAPAEALLLTLPVLALTAILLVAERWTAGGRSFATLGLRSFREPPMALGLWRGPASLFCWLVAALSLAPVAALAWRAGWEGFTQLPLWIGNGVSNSLLPAVLAATVIAFVAIPLGHGLARRDRIAAGMDIFAFAAFIAPPALLGVGLVALWNRAGTGWLYGSWLIIAFGYVGRYATIGIRAFAAACAQLPATVEDAARVFGAGYGTRLARIVVPLHARAFIGAWLLTLLFCLRDLETATLFYPPGKEPLSIRIFTLEANGPETVVAALACVQAALSAIAVALVLPLLAARAAR
- a CDS encoding extracellular solute-binding protein, giving the protein MAGSKIAAAFACLLAIFVSACSDGETPSAGEVVAYTSVDQVYSEPVFRRFEEKTGIRVRAVFDTEETKSTGILNRLIAEGDNPRADLFWSGDPVRPFLLIGRGLVAPYVPANAAEIPATFRDAQGRWTGTAARARVLLVNRERLAGRPMPSSVRDLADSRWKGEAAIANPLYGTTTMHAAALFATLGEEEARRFFEALKANDVRVAGSNGEVRRLVVAGEVTFGLTDTDDAYEAVKDGAPVTIVYPDRLGMGSLVMPTSVVLIRGGPNPDAARQLADFLVSPEAEQMMATAAAHMPLHAGVATPANVERVENIRAMQVDYGEVADAMNRIQPWLRQWGGLAADRQ
- a CDS encoding LamG domain-containing protein, with the protein product MKIHSALLALALLGCKEAATPPPLNAMEPGQPMPADALMIDFEAEAAGAVPSGFTSAVNKGRPGAWRVERVVGAPSGANAVVQTDADRTNSRFPVLIYDNLQATDVDLSVRFQPVSGRVDQAAGLVWRYRDPNNYYVVRANALEDNVVLYKMENGKRSDLPVRGTGSGYGVDADVPDQGWGELRVTARGPLFEVYLGGRKLFEVEDRTFTGAGRVGVWTKADSVTRFDDLRIANLDAASQPSR
- the chrA gene encoding chromate efflux transporter, producing MNTNVAGEVVSSAEDGGVLPQLSYAQIFAKFLRFGFLAWGGPIAQIAMIRRELVEEERWVSGPRFNRILAVYQVLPGPEAHELCVFFGTLPKGKLGGLLAGLGFMLPGFVLMFALSWLYLSTGIMQTVAATAAFLGVQPAVIALIVRAVHRIGGHILLDRWLWGIAAVAGLAALVGTPFWITLPIAGLAYVFAARHQPLPASLLLAVLVGVGLYFAWIMFAGYVGGSASAAQSVASQKPSLLELFFSGLKAGLLTFGGAYTVIPFLRADAVGNGWMTDAQFLDGLALSGILPAPLIIFSTFIGYFGGGPLGAIVMTVGIFLPAFSFSLFFHDQLERLVDNEKIRTFLEGISAAVVGLIAATTLELGYKTLVNVPGVVIPLAIFAVSLAALYVFKAKTTILWVVLAAAATGLILFR